From the Elaeis guineensis isolate ETL-2024a chromosome 16, EG11, whole genome shotgun sequence genome, the window GCTAATAAACTCATGTGGCACCCCTTTTATTAGTCAATATGGGACCATGATACTCAGCAAAATGGTAAGTTTGTTCCATTGTGACTTGGATGTCATGGGCCCGAAATATGGAAATAGCCTCTTTGCACATGGGGGTAAGGCAGTAAATCAATCTGCCCTAGACCCCTTAGTAGCAGGAGTCTCGTGCATTGGGACACCCTTttaatgttaatttttaatatctCCTTAAATCATTAGCTGGGTGCACAATCCCAACTTATTCTCTGTTCATTATATTTTCATGGGCTGTATTTTTGGTTTTTGTTCTTTTGCTAAGGAAAGAAAGTTTTGGATGTTGATGAATAAATCGAGTGGTCATTGGTTCTGTCTAATATTGCTAAAGAATGTTCACTAGAGGCATGTTGTGTTAAGCTTAAGAATAACAAATAAAGAGTAGTACTGAATGGGGAGCTCTTTGGTTTGATTACAATCAAcaggagtcattattggttattAGAATCTTAATCTTGTAGTCTGGGGATTGATCTGAAATGAAGCATTCTTCAGCAGTACTGCTATGATGGCTGATCTTTGGATATCTATATTGCATGACTAATTTCTGACTTCCCATAGCTGGGTTAGGCTTGCTTTCTGTTATATTTAGTAGAGTTGGAGTATGAAAGAGATCCAAAGTGGGCATTTATTAGTTGTGTTTTTGCCATGTGTCTGTCATAGGTATATGTATCTTTGCAAAATCCAAATGATTTCACTCTAAAAGTTAATTTACTTGTGATTAATAAGAAATCATTATGGTTTTGCAGCATTTTCCTATGTAGGTTCCAATTAACTTTGAGAATAAGAAAAGTATGGTTTCAATTATCTATTGCATTAATGAGACTGCTTTACAACAAATGATGGTCAGGTTAGCTGGTGACTTGAGTACCTCCCATCGAACCCTGGTTTATTCATATGAAGTTAACTTCATCTATTCTTCTTTTCCGTTAAAATTACATTTTCAAACGTCAATTATCTGGACTACTTTGCAATAAATGAATGCCAACTTAATTGGTGACATaaacaaggttttaaatcctgtgggaGTCTGGGACAGATGTGTCCCAATATTTCCATGGAATAAGATGCCCCGCTGTCCCATCTCATCCCGATAGCCGTATCGGTCATGCATCCCAGTAGAtattctccatctctctctctttctttttttctttttttcttttttttttccttcttttctttccttttcttctaccttctttctttttttttccttctttttgtcatccttttctttctttcttttattccttcttcttctttttctcttttctttctttcttatttccttcctttctttttcttctcccttcccttcattctttcatttttcttcttcttttttcctttcactttttcctttttttattttcctttctttcttttctctttctcttctttccctGTATGGATGGGTTTCAGAGTCCCGACCCCATCCCGATCCAGTTTTCTTATAGGAATAGGACAGAACGGCCAGAATGCCCCCTGTTCCGTTAGGATGTAAAACCTTGGACATAAATACCTCCATCTAACACTGGTTTATCCATATGAAATCAACTTCATGTGTTCTTCTTTCCCATTAATATCCCTGATGGTGTAAACATTCAGTTAGAAAAAAACTTTGTGCATGACTCTCATTTACCATCTTCTAGGCCTGCTCCCTCATTTTTCTGCACCAATCTATGCAAATTTTGTTCCCATGTAGCCACCTTGTTTTCCTCTATTCTTTGTTGCGCATGACCAAACTGTCCACACTTCACACCAAGCAGTCTTGTTAAATGTTGTATTGGATACAAGGAAGCAAAATAGTTTGTCAAATTTACCATAACAAGAAGTATGCTGGAATGTTACATGAAACATCCTATCTGACACTTAACAACATGCAGAAAGTTTACTAATTCTTAAATTCAATATTTACTAATTTGGCTTTCGTCATAACTTAAtccttctatagattaattatccATAGTCCCTAAATATAACAAACAACAGGTTACTCTCTCATATTAAATGCCTAGACATGAAGGATTTTTTGTGAAATTCAAACAACATAAAAACTATTAAAGAAACATGGGAAATTTGAGGGGACAAGACAAATCCATGATAGGTATTGGCATGTAGACATTGTCTTATAGAAATTTCACATACCAATTCTGCTATAAAAAAAGTAATTTTCTTGAATAATATGCATCATGCCTTCACTTTCTATGGTTTTGTATGAGATACCTTTTTGCCTGGATCACTTAAGGCACTAATGTCTTAGTATCATGCTCTCTTCAAGTGAATGAGGACCTATAAATGTACCAATATGTTGCAAAGTTCCAGCTGAAGCAGATGAATATGTAATTTCTCATATTGACAAGGACTTCATGTGATGACTTTGCTAAACTGATACCATGGCCCAAATTAGTCAGGTATCAAAATGGGATGGTAAGATATTGTATTGTATTAACACAGGCACAGAGCAATGTATAAGTCAGGTGCCAATTcagccaaatatatatatatatatatatttttatcttttatttttatttttatttttgattgtagACCATGATAATGAGGGTTTGTGgtagtgagagggagagagaggaagaggggggaGTAGGAAGCAGCCTACTAGATCTGGCGAGGGAGGCATCCTTTGTAAGAGAGGTGAGATGGGAGGAGCAAGTGACAGCATTGGAGATTTGGTGTCATTGTGAGCGGTAAAAGGGGGAGATGGGAGGAGGGAGAGGCAGCATTTGAGATCCTACGAGATGGCATTGCCATGAGTGGTGAAATGGAGAGAGGGGAGGAGGGAGTAGGCAATGGCAGTAGGGAAGAGAGGGACTAGGGGTTTCAAGGAGGAGAGGAGTTGAAGTGGCTTTAAAACCTTTGGGAGGGGTCTGTTTCGCCCTAGAGAATTGAGTCAATACTGTCTAAAGCTGAATAGGTCAATTTGATCTGCTTTGGCTCTGATTGGACTGGTTAGCTTCGTTCTCCATTTCAAAAGTCCGAACCATGGTTTGCCGTATTGTTCAGTATGGGGCATATCGTACCATACCGGCATGTTGTACCATATTGTACCACACTTTTATACCATATCAAACTACATACTgacattgtaataggatggtaccaaTATGAGGTTGGGTACTGAGATGGCAAAACTTGGTCCAAACCATTCTAGTTCTGGTTAGTTCATTATGGTATGCCTCCAATCAGATGGTTTGGACGGTTAAGTGAACATTTGCCGTCAGACTTTTAAGTGATTGTTGATTATCTGGTACTATTTGTGGCTTTAGGTGCCTTGGTTCTTGACAAGGATACTACCAATTCTCATGTGGGATTAGTCTTTCCTATAAACAAGGTGATGGACCCAAGTGGTGTATGTTGATTTGCTAAACATGTAAAAGATGCATTTGTTAAAATAACCGATCACTGAATGTGAACAAGAGACTAGTTCCTCAACAAATCTTGATGTACCATGGTTGAGTTCAAATGATTCTTTTTGTGCTTGATCATGCATCTATGTCTTATTTATAAACTTACTATTACAACGGACGATAGCTTATGCTAATGTTAGGCTCACCTTGTACACCTCATTAACTGTTTATGATAGTGTTATTTCTTATTGAACTAAGAGACATGTACTGAACTTGTTCTCTATGCTGAGTTCCAATTATTTAATGAATTACTTTTGTTGTTTTATGTGTTCATCAGACTCTTGACTATGTTATATTTCATGCTAGATTGTATGTTGCAATTTCATTCTCAACATTGAGTTGCATTTAAAATATACAACTTATGACCTCTACTTTTATAACTGAACGTTTCTTGTAGGAATAGTCTGGAAGATGAAGATGAGGGCAATCGTGGTTTAGCACGGAGAATGACAAGAGGAAATGGTGTTAAATAACAAACCTGACCACCATTTTTAGTCTAATTTGCTACTATGCTGTCTTGTGTCATATCTTGCAGAGCATGATTGTGCCTTTTCTACTGGTAGGTCCCTCTGATTCAATAGTTGACTGGATTCATGAGCCTGATCTAGGGCATTCCAACCAGAATATCATCCAGCAAGTTTTCTCTAGAAAGCATTGGCGATTAATCAGATGCCAGAATGGCAagatttcttcttcattttttttctttctttcttttctcccaaTGTCCTTCCTTCTCAACTAACATGGCAATCGTTCATTATTGTTTAGTAAATCCGAGCTATAAGAAGTAGAAAGGCTTGTAGAAATCTGCAATTTGAAAATGCCTTGTACCCTATGAATATTCATTTCTATATCCATGTGTTTCATCAGGGTTACGCATTTTTGAAGAACTTCTGGAAGTTGACTATCTTGTATGTTCGTATTGCCTGTTTATATCAATATGTACATGGTAATGCTAGAAACTTCAGGTTGAGTAACAATTAGTTGTGGTTATGTGTAATATGTTGTATTCAGCCAAGAAGCTTCAGTAGGGCGATGAAGGCTGTTGGTGTGGTGGATGCCACATGCGAAGCTATATTTGAGCTTGTAATGAGTATGGATGGAACACGCTTTGAGTAAGCTTTGTGTTTACCTTTTTTTGTATATTGAATCTTTCATCTAGGCTTGTGGTTTTTCTTTCCTATCATTTACCATCTCTTAATATAGGTGGGATTGCACTTTTCAGTATGGTAGCCTAGTTGAGGAGGTTGATGGACACACTGCCATACTGTATCATAGACTACAGCTGGACTGGTTCCCAATGTAATATTTTTTAACTCATAATTatagatgcataaaattaattctgACTGTTGCTTGTTCTATTTAATGGTCATGATTCCAAGTTGTTTTAATAATTTCACGTGCTATATGGAATCCGTGAGTACAAGATACCCACGACAATTGTATTTTAACATTTTTGTACCATTATAGTTGTATGTTGCATGATAAGTTTAAATACTCTAAGATAACATGCTTCTAATAAATGTCGAATTATTCTGTTGTAGTGATGCACTCTAAGCAAAATATAAGTCTTACTGAAGCTTCTAACAATTCAGTTTAGCAATTAACAGTTAGGTCATtaagtatatcatatttagattgagGAATTTCACTCTACACACATGTTTGTATTTGGGCCATATCATTGGGGAAATCTACTGTGTCACTGTCATATCAAAGCTGTGTCAGAAGTTTCTTTTCAAAGAAAGTAACCATGTCAAGGCATCTTAACTGTGTAGATCACAAAATGTCTTGAATTATGTATTTAAGCAGGTTTGTGTGGCCCCGTGATCTTTGTTATGTGCGTTATTGGCGACGTAATGATGACGGAAGCTATGGTGAGTGTCTTGGATACTTCCATTTTTTTCCTGGCACATTATCTATCACACAAGAATGCATGTTTTCTCTATGCAGTTGTGTTACTTCAATCTAGAGAGCATGCTAACTGTGATCGTCAGCCTGGATTTGTGAGAGCTCAAATTGAGAGTATATTTCATTATATTCCTTTTGAATTATGCTTAGGATTTTGTGATTTATTTTTACTGAATGTAAGTCATAATTATCATcttcttttcattaaaaaaaataaatttcaggtGGTGGATTTAAGATTTCACCCCTTAAATCTCGCAATGGGAGATCTCGAAGTCAAGTTCAGCATCTTATGCAAATTGACCTTAAGGGTTGGGGTGTGGGCTACATTCCATCATTTCAGCAACATTGTTTACTTCGGATGTTGAGTAGTGTTGCTGGTAATAGTCTCTTTTCCAGTTTTTCTGAGAGCACATCACTCATCCATATACTGTTATTTTTTGTGTTTGTATGAGAGTATAAAAGTATGTATTGTCTTTTTTGTCGGTATTGAATGCTACTTCTAAACAGGATCATTTTTGGGATGAATTTGTATTGTAAATTATAATTTCTACCAAGGATTCAGGTTCTAACGGGACATCCCATAAGACACCGGGatggggtaccatcccatgtgtcaGGACAGGTCGTCCCGCTAGCATCCCATCATCCCGATCGGGATGCCTTGGGACATCCTCTATCTCAAGTGTCGAAACGGGGCACGAAGGCGGCGTGTCCCGTTCATTGGAAAAACCAGAACAGCCCCGttccacgggatttaaaaccttgatttcTACTGCTACTGACAAAGATAGTGGTAGTTCACACAATCCATTTAACTTTTTTTGCTCAAGTTTTTCCATCTGTGAAAGAGTCTTAAAATGCTTTTATGGGGAATGTATTTGCCATAGACCCTTTGTCATTTGTAGATTTTTAGAAGTACTATAAGATTTCTTTCTCAAAGTTAGACTCCGAGCAGAATCTGCTCTTCGTGGCCAAAATTAAATGATATCCTATTTGAAAAGCAGTTGTTTTTGTTATTCTTGTATATTCTTTTGCCTGATAACAGTTATTTTTGTTAAATCTTTAATGGTATACACAGTTATACTTTATTCCATATGATTCTttgttttattatatttaaactgCTTCATGGTGGGCATTTACCATTTTTGTGCCTACGACAGGGTTGCGTGAATTCTTTTCTCAAACAGATCAAATACACACAGTCCCAAGGATTCCAGTCATGGTCAATATGACTAGGTCTAGTTCTTCTAAGAAGGATCAGAAATCTCAGGAAATTAATGTTCACCCTGGCCCATCATTGGATCCAATACTTGCTGGTAGCAGACAATCTATATtattagatgaagactctgatGATGACGATGACTATCAAATTCCTGAGGCTATACCCGAGGTGAGTAGACTGCTTTTTGGCTGTGCTTTCCTGTTCTGTAATTTTCTaagtatgaatattttatatctgCAGGCATATGCAATCAAGACTGAAAATGATGTTAAGCAAATAGGTATTTGTGGTATACTTTTCTGCTCCTATCATATCATGAAATCTCATAGAGGAAACTGAACTACCTTCCTTTTCTGGATACTTTGCAAACTGAAGTTTTGGATGAGGAGCCTTTGGATCAAATTGATTTATCCTGCTTTTCTGGCAATTTATGCCGGGATGACCATGATAATAGTCGTGACTGCTGGAGTATACCTGATGGGAAGAACATTAAAGTCCGTAGCAAAAATTTTCTACAGGACAAGTCCAAGGTTGCTCGATCCTTTTCGTAGCGCAATATGTTTTATTgcatttggaccttagtgaatagCATTAAAGACATATTTGAGTCAGTATAATTCCAAACATTTGATTCGCAGATACCAGCAGGGAAGCATCTCATGGAACTTGCAGCAGTTGATTGGTTGAAGGACACAAAAAGAATGGACAATGTTGCAAGACGAGTTGGCTGCGTAGCCCAAGTAAGTTGAATAAATTACTTTATAAACTTTCAAAAATGAAATTGTTGTCTATTTGTTTGGTTTCTGTAAGACAGCTTTGATGGTCTTTTAAGCATGCAACAAAGTTTCTGGTTGTCAAGTGCTGTTCCAATGGTATCTAGACTGATAATAAGTAGTGGGGAACGTAATAAAGACTATGTCAGTAACTATTTTTCCAGAAATTAAACCCTTGTTATTATACCCCAGACCCTGGAATCACATTTCAATGACATTTCACCTATCAATGAATCAATATAACATGGAAATCATATAATTTATATACAGGCAGTAGTGATTATCAGAACCACTAAACTACTAAACTGAAATATCGCATCAAGTCATACATACCACCAAGGTTTTAGATCTCGGCGGGATGTCCCATAGGACACTGGGatggggtaccatcccatgtATCGGGACAGGGCCATCCCACCGGCATTCTAACATCCTGGTTGGGACATCTCTATCCTAAGTGTCAGGATGGGGCAGGACGGCAGTGCATCTTGTTCCATGAGAAAATCAAGATAGCCCCATCctacaggatttaaaaccttgcataCCACTCTAAACCATTACCAGAAATCTATTTCCAAAATTTCAACTCATACTTTCAAGTTTCAATAACTAGGTATTTATATGTAACTCTAGGCCATGCTTTAATATGCACCATCAAAACCAAGCATACTAACTAGCAAaacatctttgcctctaattacACTTCCCCAAAATGCCGATACCCCCATTCTTGGTCCTTGGATTTGAAAAATATAGGTGTAGATTATGAGCTTCACAACCCTGTTAGAAATTAATCTACTTTATAGAATCAAATCGAGCTAAGTTGCATGATGCAATTTAATTAAGTTATACAAAACATGATACATTTGCACCaatgatttcatgaaaaatagtTCCAATAATATTTACACACTAAAATGATACATTTCATCTTTTTAATGATATACACATAATGAATCGATATTTGGAATTAGAATAGGATAGATTATCCAAGTCTCGTGATCATACACTgcttatatttatatattgatACACACAACTACACCCAAGTATCCATTCATTTTTGCTTTACAGCCCAAACTACGACCATATTTATACCCCTACAGCTTAGGTATCACCACGATTTTACTTGTTGACCCATAGTTTTATTCCTGCGGCTTAGTGATCACCATGATCACCCATGTGGAGAGGTCGCCACATATGCCCCGGTGGTAGAGTATCACCATTATCACTCTTATGGACCTGCATTCTGTCCCCTACAGCTCGAGGATCATCACAATTAACTCCAGACTCATCTCACAGCCAGGCTATGAGTCAGGTGATACATACACAATCATATATAAACCgtgtttcttttcttttaccATATCACTTCAAATTTACAACTGAATCtgcaaccaacataatttttcatGCTTGATCCTATAATGGTGATTTAATCACACATTTTAATTAGCAAAATTGCAATAACAAATTGAACCTCATATTATTGAAGAATTTCATATATAATGCATTTTggaatcatgataatgatatgtACAATTATTCTTGAACAATTATTATAAAGTGTAGATGTTACTTGCCTCTCAGATGCAATAATTAGACAATCTAATCACGTTGTTAGGATTTCTTGTTGCAACATTACAGTGCAACAGAAGGTGGCACCATTAGGCCCCTTACCTACAAATCTCACACATGCACAAATCGATAGAGCATAGAGGGGAGAACCGAGAGAAAATGCAAAGGAAGAGAGATAATGTCATGGGAAAGAGGTATGATTGCTCTTTGACTACCAACACACACCCATATAGCCATGCCCACACCCCCGAAGGAGGACAGTTAGATAGAGAGAAAGTGAGGGATGGTGGAAGGGAGTAGGGGATAAAGAGAGATTATGGGATGGAAAGAGGGATGGAAGAGGGCACAGTAGCCCTTTTTCTTCCATTACCAtgcacatacatgcatacatgagagaagggagagagatagAAGGAGAGGGGAtcaaagaggaggaagagagggtagGAAAGGCCCTACATTTCTTCCTTTATTTTGGTttcacaaaagagagagagagagagagaatgagaggagagagagaatgatGGGGTGGCGTAGCATGGAATAATGGAAAAAGGGTGTCGCTCTATTTTAATAGAGT encodes:
- the LOC105059276 gene encoding protein ENHANCED DISEASE RESISTANCE 2 isoform X1, producing MNREFGSRRKGEGEMNREFGSRRKEEGDVNRDLGSRRKAEGDMNRDLGSRRKAEGDMNRDMGSRIKGEGDMMKRKKEKAKAIYEGWMVRYGRRKIGKSYLHMRYFVLEPRLLAYYKRKPQDNMVPLKTLVIDANCRVEDRGLKTHHGHMVYVLCVYNKKDKYHQLTMAAFNIQEALMWKEKIELVIDQQHDSLSASGNKALASCESGVDSGKNAFSSDQESVNSLEDEDEGNRGLARRMTRGNGPSDSIVDWIHEPDLGHSNQNIIQQVFSRKHWRLIRCQNGLRIFEELLEVDYLPRSFSRAMKAVGVVDATCEAIFELVMSMDGTRFEWDCTFQYGSLVEEVDGHTAILYHRLQLDWFPIRFVWPRDLCYVRYWRRNDDGSYVVLLQSREHANCDRQPGFVRAQIESGGFKISPLKSRNGRSRSQVQHLMQIDLKGWGVGYIPSFQQHCLLRMLSSVAGLREFFSQTDQIHTVPRIPVMVNMTRSSSSKKDQKSQEINVHPGPSLDPILAGSRQSILLDEDSDDDDDYQIPEAIPEAYAIKTENDVKQIVLDEEPLDQIDLSCFSGNLCRDDHDNSRDCWSIPDGKNIKVRSKNFLQDKSKIPAGKHLMELAAVDWLKDTKRMDNVARRVGCVAQVASEKGLFSLIINLQIPGSTNYSMVFYFVMKQLVPESLLQRFVDGDDEFRNSRFKLIPSVPKGSWIVRQSIGSSPCLLGKAVDCTYIRRPKYLEIDVDIGSSTVANGVLGLVLGVVTSLVVDMAFLIQANTSEELPEQLIGAVRVSHLELSSAMISGLDNSPDDSIH
- the LOC105059276 gene encoding protein ENHANCED DISEASE RESISTANCE 2 isoform X2, with protein sequence MNREFGSRRKGEGEMNREFGSRRKEEGDVNRDLGSRRKAEGDMNRDLGSRRKAEGDMNRDMGSRIKGEGDMMKRKKEKAKAIYEGWMVRYGRRKIGKSYLHMRYFVLEPRLLAYYKRKPQDNMVPLKTLVIDANCRVEDRGLKTHHGHMVYVLCVYNKKDKYHQLTMAAFNIQEALMWKEKIELVIDQQHDSLSASGNKALASCESGVDSGKNAFSSDQESVNSLEDEDEGNRGLARRMTRGNGPSDSIVDWIHEPDLGHSNQNIIQQVFSRKHWRLIRCQNGLRIFEELLEVDYLPRSFSRAMKAVGVVDATCEAIFELVMSMDGTRFEWDCTFQYGSLVEEVDGHTAILYHRLQLDWFPMFVWPRDLCYVRYWRRNDDGSYVVLLQSREHANCDRQPGFVRAQIESGGFKISPLKSRNGRSRSQVQHLMQIDLKGWGVGYIPSFQQHCLLRMLSSVAGLREFFSQTDQIHTVPRIPVMVNMTRSSSSKKDQKSQEINVHPGPSLDPILAGSRQSILLDEDSDDDDDYQIPEAIPEAYAIKTENDVKQIVLDEEPLDQIDLSCFSGNLCRDDHDNSRDCWSIPDGKNIKVRSKNFLQDKSKIPAGKHLMELAAVDWLKDTKRMDNVARRVGCVAQVASEKGLFSLIINLQIPGSTNYSMVFYFVMKQLVPESLLQRFVDGDDEFRNSRFKLIPSVPKGSWIVRQSIGSSPCLLGKAVDCTYIRRPKYLEIDVDIGSSTVANGVLGLVLGVVTSLVVDMAFLIQANTSEELPEQLIGAVRVSHLELSSAMISGLDNSPDDSIH
- the LOC105059276 gene encoding protein ENHANCED DISEASE RESISTANCE 2 isoform X3 codes for the protein MNREFGSRRKGEGEMNREFGSRRKEEGDVNRDLGSRRKAEGDMNRDLGSRRKAEGDMNRDMGSRIKGEGDMMKRKKEKAKAIYEGWMVRYGRRKIGKSYLHMRYFVLEPRLLAYYKRKPQDNMVPLKTLVIDANCRVEDRGLKTHHGHMVYVLCVYNKKDKYHQLTMAAFNIQEALMWKEKIELVIDQQHDSLSASGNKALASCESGVDSGKNAFSSDQESVLEDEDEGNRGLARRMTRGNGPSDSIVDWIHEPDLGHSNQNIIQQVFSRKHWRLIRCQNGLRIFEELLEVDYLPRSFSRAMKAVGVVDATCEAIFELVMSMDGTRFEWDCTFQYGSLVEEVDGHTAILYHRLQLDWFPIRFVWPRDLCYVRYWRRNDDGSYVVLLQSREHANCDRQPGFVRAQIESGGFKISPLKSRNGRSRSQVQHLMQIDLKGWGVGYIPSFQQHCLLRMLSSVAGLREFFSQTDQIHTVPRIPVMVNMTRSSSSKKDQKSQEINVHPGPSLDPILAGSRQSILLDEDSDDDDDYQIPEAIPEAYAIKTENDVKQIVLDEEPLDQIDLSCFSGNLCRDDHDNSRDCWSIPDGKNIKVRSKNFLQDKSKIPAGKHLMELAAVDWLKDTKRMDNVARRVGCVAQVASEKGLFSLIINLQIPGSTNYSMVFYFVMKQLVPESLLQRFVDGDDEFRNSRFKLIPSVPKGSWIVRQSIGSSPCLLGKAVDCTYIRRPKYLEIDVDIGSSTVANGVLGLVLGVVTSLVVDMAFLIQANTSEELPEQLIGAVRVSHLELSSAMISGLDNSPDDSIH